Proteins from a genomic interval of Ptychodera flava strain L36383 chromosome 7, AS_Pfla_20210202, whole genome shotgun sequence:
- the LOC139136319 gene encoding tripartite motif-containing protein 2-like, whose translation MASSGSQLTEQIDENFLLCGICCERYKNPKILPCLHSFCEPCLGKLAEEMGAITCPVCRRVHELTDDGVAGIQVNIFLNDLIALFEEQKSVNTSKKCDGCEQGDVTKYCTVCSFDFCSICATAHGKLPATKSHRLLRFDEYMAAKSADPASVQPPVYCNTHQDYQVEFHCDTCNTTICLKCAALDHSKPEHLYRCIKDAAKDFTENLHVVIDKVKVKESEANHSKFKVQQMFESLEKCSQREEESLRKHIRQTIDEITRLIQENGNKLLTELKGEYEKRKVNLTAQLKELGIAENDLTSTREYVEKLVHYGNASQLMSAKRRIDHQTEELLKVQTQVEPVEDDYMEFQQCNDFCRDKNLGTMKFIPTVYKVDLVTPTVRVGEDITCAIRIANEQSLNKEEVSHRVQAEAEIKTPDGNTQKLEVKDYENETLTLKTRVAVEGQHELSVTVCNKSVQGSPVNIKVIARKWLMCHFGKKGSGICQFSYLQGITMMRNGDVLVADHENQRLQSFTVNGRHRKTFKFVNINKFKPYDAAVSVNGNVFTTDGENHQVIVCNEHSKLIRRFGKGMFCDPFGIAVNPVNGRVCIVDKNANCIHIYDQDGNHIKSFGSIGSQEGEFMYPLFVCIGNTGNVYVSDSSNHRIQVFNSDGQFLYTFGSHGSGDGQMNYPQGVAVDKYDFMYVADSSNNRIVKYESNGKFVCRIDDVSDGLNHPTGVCVTDDDRVIVADNGNSCIKIFKQ comes from the coding sequence ATGGCGTCAAGTGGATCTCAACTAACCGAACAAATCGACGAGAATTTCCTACTCTGCGGCATCTGTTGTGAACGATATAAGAATCCCAAAATTCTGCCGTGTCTGCACAGCTTCTGTGAGCCTTGTCTGGGTAAGTTGGCAGAGGAGATGGGCGCCATTACCTGTCCAGTATGCCGTAGAGTTCATGAACTCACCGACGATGGCGTGGCAGGAATCCAGGTCAACATCTTCCTGAATGATTTAATCGCACTATTTGAAGAACAGAAGAGCGTAAACACTTCAAAGAAATGCGACGGGTGTGAACAAGGCGATGTGACAAAGTACTGTACCGTCTGTTCGTTTGATTTTTGCAGTATCTGCGCCACAGCACATGGTAAGCTTCCCGCAACGAAATCTCATCGCCTTCTCCGCTTTGATGAATATATGGCGGCAAAGTCCGCTGACCCAGCCTCGGTTCAGCCTCCTGTCTATTGTAACACACATCAAGATTACCAGGTCGAATTCCACTGTGATACCTGCAACACGACAATCTGTCTGAAGTGTGCTGCATTGGATCATTCGAAACCTGAACACCTTTACAGATGTATCAAAGACGCAGCAAAGGATTTCACAGAAAACTTACACGTAGTCATtgacaaagtgaaagtgaaagaaagtGAAGCCAACCATAGCAAATTCAAAGTGCAGCAAATGTTTGAGTCTCTGGAAAAGTGTTCCCAAAGAGAAGAGGAAAGCTTGAGAAAACACATCCGTCAAACCATTGATGAAATAACGCGTCTGATACAAGAAAATGGCAACAAATTACTGACAGAGTTGAAAGGAGAATACGAAAAACGAAAAGTTAACTTGACTGCACAATTGAAAGAACTAGGCATTGCTGAGAATGACCTGACAAGTACTCGTGAATATGTAGAGAAACTGGTGCATTATGGGAACGCTTCACAGCTAATGTCCGCAAAGAGGAGAATTGATCATCAAACagaagaattgttgaaagtacAGACACAGGTAGAGCCAGTGGAAGACGACTACATGGAGTTTCAACAATGTAATGACTTCTGTAGGGATAAGAATCTTGGGACAATGAAATTCATTCCGACAGTGTACAAAGTTGACTTAGTCACTCCAACAGTTCGAGTTGGCGAAGATATCACATGTGCAATTAGAATCGCGAATGAACAAAGCCTAAACAAGGAAGAGGTATCACATCGTGTCCAAGCTGAAGCTGAGATAAAGACACCTGACGGTAACACACAGAAATTGGAAGTCAAGGACTATGAGAATGAAACATTAACTTTGAAAACACGTGTAGCGGTAGAGGGGCAACATGAATTGTCAGTGACAGTATGTAACAAATCAGTACAGGGATCACCAGTCAACATTAAGGTTATCGCTAGGAAATGGTTGATGTGTCATTTTGGGAAGAAAGGTTCAGGGATCTGTCAGTTTAGCTATTTACAGGGAATTACGATGATGAGAAACGGTGACGTGTTGGTTGCTGATCATGAAAATCAAAGATTACAAAGTTTTACTGTAAATGGCAGACATCGAAAGACATTCAAGTTTGTAAATATCAATAAGTTCAAACCCTATGATGCAGCTGTATCAGTGAATGGTAATGTCTTTACTACAGATGGTGAAAATCACCAGGTAATTGTCTGTAATGAGCATAGTAAACTAATCAGGCGTTTTGGAAAGGGTATGTTTTGCGACCCATTTGGAATCGCTGTCAATCCTGTCAATGGAAGGGTTTGTATTGTAGACAAGAATGCTAACTGTATTCATATTTACGATCAAGATGGcaatcatatcaaatcatttGGTAGTATTGGAAGTCAGGAGGGTGAGTTTATGTATCCCCTCTTTGTATGTATTGGCAACACCGGCAATGTCTATGTATCAGACAGTAGTAACCATAGAATCCAAGTGTTCAATAGTGATGGTCAGTTCCTCTATACATTTGGCTCCCATGGAAGTGGTGATGGTCAGATGAACTATCCCCAGGGAGTAGCTGTGGATAAATACGACTTTATGTATGTGGCAGATTCAAGCAATAACAGAATTGTGAAATACGAATCGAATGGTAAATTTGTTTGCCGTATCGATGATGTAAGTGACGGTCTTAACCATCCTACCGGTGTCTGTGTCACTGACGATGACAGAGTTATAGTGGCTGATAACGGTAACAGctgcattaaaattttcaagCAATAA